In one window of Temnothorax longispinosus isolate EJ_2023e chromosome 11, Tlon_JGU_v1, whole genome shotgun sequence DNA:
- the Ire1 gene encoding serine/threonine-protein kinase/endoribonuclease IRE1, translating to MTVRSMTPVIILMILAFVAGQQAVDNFNTELVAEQDDALLLVSTLGGLLVGVDQWSGKIRWQQDDEPVVKVPINLSGTKMPMFLPDPRDGSLYLFGRETEALKKLPFTIPQLVARSPCRSSDGILYTGRKIDTWFSIDPMTGEREQLLSFHKVKDTCPLEMQNTIFVGRTEYNIIMVDSKHKDRKWNVTFYDYSAMQMNADVMEDYDLVHFTTSSTGRVVTLDRLGRILWKLDLKSPVIAMYTVTKNGLLMVPFTSIADPLLEKFATKPTDVQWFPTLYVGQHQYGLYALPSLVDLDTATISSDIGQLLLEGPLVTSHPRTDDNNVPLPGDHVFISNIDVTNDGYQSIKRTENAIMLGHYKVPAEYKPQNQLLQITGRSDPIILETSTLNVTGTKLSVAVQTNMSNDDTRSWQRRILNTYSTSKMWLTRQENIDMKLIVIPVTVTICTIVICYLYKQRKNQLQHVSQGSRESSRTTYSGKSGTSVVMPEEIGDGLVKVGKITFDTGEVLGKGCEGTFVYKGEFDGRAVAVKRLLPDCFTFADREVALLRESDAHVNVVRYFCTEQDRMFRYIALELAEATLQDYVAGKYDRGKISVKNMLRQATSGLAHLHFLNIVHRDIKPHNVLLSVPGPRGEVRAMISDFGLCKKLQLGRVSFSRRSGITGTDGWIAPEMLNGERTTCAVDIFSLGCVFYYVLSGGKHPFGDPLRRQANILCGESTLTALEKMSSSDRELALLLIKAMICGNPAGRPPALAVCTYPIFWTSAEILGFFQDISDRVERDQSNSPALIALETHGKRVTGDDWRLYIDLEVAADLRKYRSYRGESVRDLLRALRNKKHHYRELSPKAQESLGEIPNEFTEYWTSRFPCLLCHVWCAMQNFRHESSLKQYYHTTYTFANGYEGQRARTRVDQVNNALSTSTRMGKTDSVDWSPNRTRYRGQRRKQEKKKQEETSTWLLHPPN from the exons ATGACGGTTCGGTCAATGACGCCtgtgattattttaatgatactcgCATTCGTCGCGGGACAACAAGCGGTAGAT aattttaacaCCGAACTGGTAGCGGAACAAGATGACGCTCTCCTCTTGGTCTCTACGCTTGGAGGATTGCTCGTGGGCGTTGATCAATGGTCTGGAAAAATACGATGGCAACAAGACGATG AACCTGTAGTCAAAGTGCCCATCAATCTGTCAGGAACTAAAAT GCCTATGTTTCTACCAGATCCCAGAGACGGTTCGCTCTATCTCTTTGGCAGAGAAACGGAGGCATTGAAAAAGCTACCATTTACCATTCCTCAGTTAGTCGCCAGGAGCCCATGTAGAAGCAGCGACGGTATATTGTACACTGGCAGAAAAATTGACACTTGGTTCAGTATTGACCCGATGACCGGTGAAAGGGAACAGCTTTTAAGTTTTCATAAAGTGAAGGATACGTGCCCTTTAGAAATGCAGAATACTATCTTTGTCGGTCGTAcggaatataatattatcatggTAGACAGCAAGCATAAGGACAGAAAGTGGAATGTAACATTCTATGATTATTCCGCTATGCAAATGAACGCTGACGTGATGGAAGATTACG ATTTGGTACATTTCACCACAAGTTCAACAGGTCGCGTAGTGACTCTGGACAGATTAGGTAGGATTCTTTGGAAATTGGATTTGAAAAGCCCAGTGATAGCCATGTATACCGTAACCAAAAATGGGCTGCTGATGGTTCCTTTCACAAGTATTGCCGATCCGTTGTTGGAGAAATTTGCGACAAAGCCGACTGACGTTCAATGGTT tCCAACTTTGTACGTTGGACAGCATCAGTATGGTCTCTATGCGTTACCGTCACTCGTTGATTTGGACACGGCAACTATATCGAGCGATATAGGACAATTGTTGCTGGAAGGGCCATTGGTCACGTCGCATCCTCGTACGGACGATAATAATGTACCATTGCCAGGGGATCACGtttttatttccaatattGACGTAACCAACGACGGTTATCAAAGCATCAAGCGTACTGAAAATGCCATTATGTTAG GCCATTACAAGGTACCCGCGGAATACAAACCGCAAAATCAGCTCCTTCAAATAACTGGACGATCTGACCCGATAATCTTGGAGACTTCGACGTTGAATGTCACTGGGACCAAGTTATCTGTCGCCGTGCAGACGAATATGTCAAACGATGACACGCGGAGTTGGCAGAGACGTATATTAAACACTTACAGCACGAGCAAAATGTGGCTCACGCGACAGGAAAACATAGATATGAAACTGATTGTGATTCCAGTTACCGTGACAATTTGCACGATTGTAATTTGCTATCTGTATAAGCAACGTAAGAACCAACTCCAACACGTGTCGCAG GGTTCACGCGAGAGCAGTCGTACGACGTATTCTGGTAAATCGGGAACTTCGGTTGTTATGCCAGAAGAGATCGGGGACGGCTTGGTTAAAGTGGGAAAAATTACGTTCGACACAGGAGAGGTTCTTGGCAAAGGATGCGAAGGAACGTTTGTGTACAA AGGTGAATTTGACGGTCGTGCTGTAGCTGTGAAGCGGTTGTTGCCGGACTGCTTTACGTTCGCGGATCGGGAGGTAGCCCTCTTGAGAGAATCAGACGCACACGTGAACGTAGTCAGATACTTTTGTACCGAACAGGATCGTATGTTCAGATACATCGCCTTGGAGTTAGCGGAAGCCACTTTGCAGGATTACGTGGCGGGCAAATACGATCGGGGAAAGATATCGGTGAAAAATATGTTGCGTCAGGCCACATCTGGATTAGCGCATCTTCATTTCCTGAATATCG TTCATAGGGACATAAAGCCTCACAATGTCTTGCTCTCTGTTCCTGGACCTCGCGGGGAGGTACGCGCCATGATATCGGATTTTGGATTGTGTAAAAAACTTCAACTCGGCCGCGTATCATTTTCACGAAGATCCGGTATCACTGGAACTGATGGCTGGATCGCGCCAGAGATGTTGAATGGAGAAAGAACGACGTGCGCCGTCGACATTTTCTCGCTTGGTTgcgttttttattatgttctttCCGGTGGCAAGCATCCTTTCGGTGATCCGCTACGAAGACAAGCTAATATTCTCT GTGGCGAGAGCACGCTGACAGCGTTGGAAAAAATGTCGTCGAGTGACAGAGAATTAGCGTTGTTGCTTATCAAGGCGATGATATGCGGTAATCCTGCCGGGAGGCCGCCAGCTTTGGCAGTTTGTACGTACCCAATCTTTTGGACGTCAGCAGAGATTCTGGGTTTCTTTCag GATATCAGTGATCGGGTGGAAAGGGATCAGTCCAACAGTCCGGCTTTAATAGCATTGGAAACTCACGGCAAGCGCGTAACAGGGGACGATTGGAGATTGTATATAGATCTCGAAGTTGCAGCAGATTTGCGCAAGTATAGAAGTTACCGAGGCGAGAGCGTAAGAGACCTACTCAGGGCTTTACGGAACAAG AAACATCACTACAGAGAATTGAGTCCGAAGGCACAGGAGAGTCTTGGCGAGATTCCCAACGAATTCACGGAATATTGGACGTCGAGATTTCCATGCTTATTGTGCCACGTGTGGTGCGCGATGCAAAACTTTCGACACGAATCGAGTCTAAAACAGTACTATCATACAACGTATACTTTTGCGAATGGTTATGAGGGGCAACGAGCACGCACACGGGTGGATCAAGTTAATAATGCGTTATCGACGTCGACCAGGATGGGAAAAACGGATAGCGTCGATTGGAGCCCCAATCGAACAAGATACCGTGGCCAGagaagaaaacaagaaaagaaaaaacaggaGGAGACATCAACGTGGTTATTACATCCGCCAAATTGA